From Suricata suricatta isolate VVHF042 chromosome 1, meerkat_22Aug2017_6uvM2_HiC, whole genome shotgun sequence, a single genomic window includes:
- the CCDC96 gene encoding coiled-coil domain-containing protein 96, producing MDGPSEHPGYPEGEDGDVASLSSRLSGIKSISGLQTPTEPPEPLPQPQPEPEPQPEPQPEPGTLEVSTGGAAEDEPAEPAEPREGPVATEVGDEPEPGEPEGPAEPEPEPGEPTEAGPEEIAQSGPEGGLAEAEELAQSETEVGGGEGSVEGIDEEKEWEEVSAAPVQRRKKEAPSQVSVPLPTSSREEAVSAPEAEREEEEGEEETSKDIEERGVLGSPARSLVKPREREESLDEEAEEWSREVRKREEQQLRAELLEQYRARVVERDRLQRYSTYLQHRISEALRKKRGPEAAETPDKGTEPDDPEKEQAYLRHLAILEELRKQQADDLDWYHRELEQLKQEGKESLSRVEAEWRAFQALKKQVVMQALGNCRMRGGRQAALREVGQIQELEEKKEKEMSAVRLENVQLRQSLVHLKTRMRAQEDMAEGLLLIDFEQLKIENQAFSEKVEERNEDLLKLRNKVANNVQVITHVKEKLHFVDIENAWKKAQLLEIEAQVALRRDILTKTKQARDRLRIDNIKLSQKCGLVGKEPLLRDLEETVDKTALLRQHLESLKCHHAGLTMSCRGVRQKIRGARAFLPF from the coding sequence ATGGACGGCCCCTCCGAGCATCCTGGGTACCCTGAAGGGGAAGACGGAGATGTGGCGAGCCTGTCCTCGAGGCTGTCCGGGATCAAGTCCATCTCAGGCCTCCAGACCCCGACCGAACCGCCGGAGCCGCTGCCGCAGCCGCAGCCGGAGCCGGAGCCGCAGCCGGAGCCGCAGCCGGAGCCGGGGACCCTAGAGGTTTCGACAGGAGGCGCCGCCGAGGATGAGCCCGCCGAGCCCGCCGAGCCCCGGGAAGGGCCGGTGGCCACCGAGGTCGGGGACGagccagagcctggagagccGGAGGGGCCGGCCGAGCCCGAACCCGAGCCCGGGGAGCCGACTGAGGCAGGGCCTGAAGAGATAGCCCAGTCGGGGCCCGAAGGCGGGCTCGCGGAAGCGGAGGAGCTGGCGCAGTCCGAGacggaggtggggggcggggaagggagcGTGGAGGGGATCGACGAGGAGAAGGAGTGGGAGGAAGTGTCGGCAGCGCCGGTCCAGCGCAGGAAGAAGGAAGCCCCGTCGCAGGTGTCTGTGCCGCTGCCCACCAGCAGCCGGGAAGAGGCTGTGTCAGCTCCGGAGGCTgagcgggaggaggaggagggggaggaagaaacaaGCAAGGACATTGAGGAGAGAGGCGTGCTAGGAAGCCCGGCGAGAAGCCTGGTAAAGCCGAGAGAGCGGGAGGAGAGCCTCGACGAGGAGGCCGAGGAGTGGAGCCGGGAGGTGCGGAAGCGGGAGGAGCAGCAGCTGCGCGCGGAGCTCCTGGAGCAGTACCGGGCGCGCGTGGTGGAGCGCGACCGCCTCCAGCGCTACAGCACGTACCTGCAGCACAGGATCTCCGAGGCGCTGCGCAAGAAGAGGGGCCCGGAGGCGGCCGAGACGCCCGACAAGGGCACGGAGCCCGACGACCCCGAGAAAGAGCAGGCGTACCTGCGCCACCTGGCCATTCTGGAGGAGCTGCGGAAGCAGCAGGCAGACGACCTGGACTGGTATCACCGGGAGCTGGAGCAGCTGAAGCAGGAGGGCAAGGAGAGCCTCTCCAGGGTGGAGGCGGAGTGGCGAGCCTTCCAGGCCCTCAAGAAGCAGGTGGTGATGCAGGCCTTGGGCAACTGCCGGATGCGGGGCGGTCGCCAGGCCGCCCTGCGGGAGGTGGGGCAGatccaggagctggaggagaagaaggagaaggagatgaGCGCCGTGAGGCTGGAGAACGTGCAACTGAGACAGAGCTTGGTGCATCTGAAGACCCGGATGAGGGCCCAGGAGGACATGGCGGAGGGTCTGCTCCTCATCGATTTCGAGCAGCTGAAGATTGAGAACCAGGCCTTCAGTGAAAAGGTCGAGGAGCGGAACGAGGATCTGTTAAAACTGCGCAACAAGGTGGCCAACAACGTGCAGGTCATAACCCACGTGAAGGAAAAGCTACACTTTGTGGATATAGAAAACGCATGGAAAAAGGCACAGCTTttggaaattgaggctcaggtGGCCCTCAGGAGGGACATCTTGACCAAGACCAAGCAAGCCCGGGACAGGCTGCGGATCGACAACATCAAGTTGAGTCAGAAGTGTGGGCTTGTGGGCAAGGAGCCGCTCCTCCGGGACCTGGAGGAGACGGTGGACAAGACGGCGCTGCTCAGGCAGCATCTGGAGTCCCTGAAGTGCCACCACGCCGGGCTCACCATGTCCTGCAGGGGCGTGAGGCAGAAGATCAGGGGCGCCAGAGCCTTTCTCCCGTTTTAG